In one window of Zhongshania aliphaticivorans DNA:
- the oadA gene encoding sodium-extruding oxaloacetate decarboxylase subunit alpha → MSQEKAVLITDVALRDGHQSLIATRMRTEDMLPVCAQLDAIGFWSLEVWGGATFDACVRFLKEDPWERLRQLREALPNTKLQMLVRGQNLLGYRHYADDVVEAFIQKSADNGMDIFRIFDAMNDVRNLKTAIEAVQKTGKHAQGTLCYTTSPVHNTAKFVQQAKDMVAMGVDSIAIKDMAGLLTPTATSELVSALKDTVDVPLALHSHMTSGLAGLCQLKAIEAGVDIIDTAMSAFASGTSHPATETMVAALKGTPRDSGLDLPALQEISAKLWDVRKKYHQFESEFTREDVGVQINQVPGGMMSNLANQLKEQGALNRINDVFAEIPAVRKDLGYPPLVTPTSQIVGTQAVMNILADKRYTTITNEVKRYLQGHYGAAPAEVNKDLRAKAIGSEDVIDVRPADLLAPELSKLRKEVGELAKSEEDVLLYAMFPDLGRSFLEEREAGTLVPEVLEPIGEAARPVSEGGVPTEFVIDVHGESYQVAITGVGIKGSGKRHIYMSLDGMPEEVVFEALNEYKAEGSNSRKSASKPGHVSTNMPGNIVEVLVAVGDTVTAGQAVLVTEAMKMEAEVQAPIAGKVIEIFVSKGDRVTPGEVLIEIDAGA, encoded by the coding sequence ATGAGCCAAGAAAAAGCTGTTCTGATTACTGATGTTGCCTTGCGTGACGGTCATCAATCGTTGATTGCGACGCGTATGCGCACAGAAGATATGTTGCCAGTGTGCGCCCAGCTCGACGCTATTGGATTTTGGTCGTTAGAAGTGTGGGGTGGCGCCACCTTTGACGCCTGTGTTCGATTTTTGAAAGAAGATCCATGGGAGCGTTTACGTCAATTGCGTGAAGCCTTGCCCAACACCAAATTACAGATGTTGGTACGCGGACAAAACCTATTAGGTTATCGCCATTATGCAGATGATGTTGTAGAAGCATTTATCCAAAAATCTGCTGATAATGGTATGGATATCTTCCGTATCTTTGACGCGATGAATGATGTTCGCAATTTAAAGACGGCCATTGAGGCTGTCCAAAAAACTGGGAAACATGCGCAGGGGACGCTTTGCTACACCACCAGCCCTGTTCATAACACCGCAAAATTTGTGCAGCAAGCTAAAGATATGGTGGCAATGGGTGTTGATTCCATTGCGATTAAAGATATGGCTGGGCTGTTAACGCCCACCGCCACATCTGAATTGGTATCGGCCCTGAAAGACACTGTGGATGTTCCCCTAGCGTTGCATTCACATATGACCTCTGGGCTTGCTGGTCTTTGTCAGTTAAAAGCCATTGAGGCAGGTGTGGATATTATTGATACCGCGATGTCGGCTTTTGCCAGTGGCACAAGTCACCCTGCTACTGAAACAATGGTGGCAGCACTTAAAGGTACGCCAAGAGATTCGGGCTTAGATCTTCCCGCGCTGCAAGAAATTAGTGCTAAATTGTGGGATGTTCGTAAAAAATATCATCAGTTTGAAAGTGAATTCACCCGCGAAGATGTGGGTGTACAGATTAACCAAGTGCCCGGTGGCATGATGTCTAATCTTGCTAATCAGCTTAAAGAGCAGGGCGCATTAAATCGTATAAACGATGTTTTTGCTGAGATCCCCGCTGTACGTAAGGATCTAGGATATCCACCATTAGTGACGCCGACTTCTCAAATAGTGGGCACCCAAGCAGTAATGAATATACTGGCAGATAAGCGCTATACCACCATTACCAATGAGGTAAAGCGTTATTTACAAGGACATTACGGAGCAGCGCCTGCAGAGGTTAATAAAGATTTAAGAGCCAAGGCCATTGGCAGCGAAGATGTGATTGATGTGCGCCCAGCAGACCTGTTGGCTCCAGAGTTAAGCAAACTTCGTAAAGAAGTGGGTGAGCTGGCCAAGTCAGAAGAAGATGTCTTGTTGTATGCGATGTTCCCTGATCTAGGACGTAGCTTTTTGGAAGAGCGCGAAGCAGGTACCTTGGTGCCAGAAGTGCTAGAGCCAATCGGTGAGGCTGCACGGCCAGTCAGTGAGGGTGGCGTTCCCACTGAATTTGTTATTGATGTTCATGGTGAGAGTTATCAAGTGGCGATCACTGGCGTCGGTATCAAGGGTTCTGGCAAGCGACACATTTATATGAGCTTGGATGGCATGCCTGAAGAAGTTGTGTTCGAAGCCCTCAATGAATATAAAGCAGAAGGTAGTAATAGCCGTAAATCGGCAAGCAAACCTGGCCATGTTAGTACTAATATGCCCGGTAATATTGTTGAGGTGCTGGTGGCGGTAGGTGACACCGTTACTGCTGGTCAGGCGGTATTGGTCACGGAGGCGATGAAAATGGAGGCGGAAGTTCAGGCGCCAATCGCCGGTAAAGTGATTGAGATATTTGTTTCCAAGGGCGACCGAGTGACGCCCGGTGAGGTCTTGATTGAAATTGACGCAGGTGCGTAA
- a CDS encoding DUF1214 domain-containing protein — MAVETPNTPVDIDAWEAFCDELKSAGQQIIRPETPADDVSRAEGWRYLTRLTRIALDMFMECSDRDFPSFYRPSHETAKIGADNPDNYYLRAEINGQHDYKISGTRGTVAYLGFIAIAGGYEEKDGNMRSISAIDTHTGLEVNEDGTIDVILSQTPKPGNWLKTTADTLAVLVRETYLDRKTETFADLKITRLDASSNKPAALSGQKLKTDLAKTAAFVKGTATLFADWAEGFKAFPNTLPPADQAYCQKLGGDPNIYYYHGYFNLAEDEVLLIELDELPSCDNWNFQLNNYWMESLEYRYVQIHVNKHTAVYRDDGGVSIVVAAKDPQCPNWLDTTGHTEGTMAFRWIGADRIVHPHCRVLKSSELSHLIAK; from the coding sequence ATGGCTGTAGAGACCCCAAATACCCCGGTGGATATCGACGCTTGGGAGGCATTCTGTGATGAGCTGAAGTCAGCTGGGCAACAAATCATACGCCCTGAAACCCCAGCAGATGATGTAAGCCGCGCCGAGGGATGGCGTTATTTGACCCGTTTAACTCGTATTGCACTCGATATGTTTATGGAGTGTAGTGATCGGGATTTCCCCAGCTTTTACCGCCCTTCCCATGAAACGGCCAAAATTGGCGCGGATAATCCTGATAACTATTATTTACGCGCTGAAATTAATGGCCAACACGATTATAAAATTAGCGGAACCCGCGGAACGGTAGCCTACCTTGGTTTTATTGCCATTGCCGGTGGCTATGAGGAAAAAGATGGCAATATGCGTTCAATTTCTGCCATCGATACCCACACTGGTTTAGAGGTTAATGAAGACGGCACCATTGACGTGATACTGTCGCAGACGCCAAAGCCTGGTAATTGGTTAAAAACCACTGCAGACACGCTTGCTGTATTGGTGCGTGAAACTTACCTCGATCGTAAGACAGAAACCTTTGCCGATTTAAAAATTACGCGTTTGGATGCCTCGTCAAATAAGCCCGCTGCCCTTAGCGGTCAGAAATTAAAAACAGATTTAGCAAAAACGGCCGCGTTTGTTAAAGGAACGGCAACACTGTTTGCCGATTGGGCGGAGGGGTTTAAAGCCTTTCCAAATACTTTGCCGCCCGCCGATCAAGCCTATTGCCAAAAGTTGGGGGGTGATCCCAATATTTATTATTACCACGGTTATTTCAATTTAGCCGAAGACGAGGTTTTGTTAATAGAACTCGATGAATTACCAAGCTGCGATAACTGGAACTTTCAATTAAATAATTATTGGATGGAGTCTTTAGAATATCGATACGTGCAAATTCATGTGAACAAGCATACCGCAGTATATCGGGACGACGGTGGTGTCAGCATTGTTGTGGCTGCCAAAGATCCCCAGTGTCCTAACTGGCTGGATACTACTGGGCATACGGAGGGGACCATGGCTTTTCGGTGGATTGGTGCTGATCGAATAGTGCATCCACATTGTCGTGTGCTTAAGTCGAGTGAGCTTTCCCATTTAATCGCTAAATAA
- a CDS encoding acyl-CoA dehydrogenase family protein: protein MSAIPRTVYEEEHELFRSTVKKFLETEAAPYHAQWEKDGQVDRALWLKAGEQGFLSPSVKEEYGGVEVDYRYNAIVNEECGRSGFTGIGWGLHSDIAVPYIERYGNEDQKQRYLPKCVTGEIVMAIAMTEPAAGSDLQGIKTTAVKDGDDYIINGSKTFITNGQHADLVIVVAKTDPAAGAKGISLFLMEAGTPGFSKGKNLEKIGLKAQDTSELFFQDVRVSKDQLLGEEGMGFVYMMQDLPQERLNVAIIAIANAESILEQTINYVKERTAFGKSVATFQNTQFKLAELETQVSVARVFLDRCLELHIEHKFDSVMAAKAKLMTTDLQCKVIDECLQLHGGYGFMWEYPVARAFADSRVQRIYAGTNEVMKLIIGRDLLK from the coding sequence ATGTCCGCTATACCTAGAACCGTCTATGAAGAAGAGCATGAACTATTCCGCAGTACTGTAAAAAAATTCTTAGAAACTGAAGCTGCACCCTACCACGCTCAGTGGGAAAAAGACGGCCAAGTAGACCGCGCATTGTGGCTGAAAGCCGGTGAGCAAGGCTTTTTATCCCCTAGCGTAAAAGAAGAGTACGGCGGCGTAGAAGTAGATTATCGTTATAACGCCATCGTGAACGAAGAATGCGGTCGCTCTGGTTTTACCGGCATTGGTTGGGGCTTACACTCTGATATCGCAGTGCCCTATATTGAGCGTTATGGTAACGAAGACCAAAAACAACGTTATCTGCCAAAATGCGTCACTGGCGAAATTGTTATGGCAATCGCCATGACTGAGCCAGCAGCGGGCTCTGACCTCCAAGGTATCAAAACTACCGCCGTTAAAGACGGTGACGATTATATTATTAATGGCTCGAAAACCTTCATTACAAACGGCCAGCACGCTGACTTAGTGATTGTTGTGGCAAAAACAGACCCAGCTGCTGGCGCCAAAGGTATCAGTCTATTCTTAATGGAAGCTGGCACCCCAGGGTTCAGCAAAGGTAAAAATCTAGAAAAAATCGGTTTAAAAGCACAAGACACCTCAGAGCTGTTCTTTCAAGATGTTCGGGTCTCCAAAGACCAACTCTTGGGAGAAGAGGGAATGGGCTTTGTCTATATGATGCAAGACCTCCCTCAAGAACGCTTAAATGTCGCTATCATCGCCATTGCCAATGCCGAGTCCATTCTTGAGCAAACAATTAATTACGTAAAAGAACGCACCGCTTTTGGTAAATCAGTTGCCACGTTCCAGAACACACAGTTCAAACTAGCTGAATTAGAAACTCAAGTCAGCGTTGCACGGGTTTTCCTAGACCGCTGCCTAGAGCTGCATATCGAACACAAGTTCGACTCTGTTATGGCAGCAAAAGCGAAACTGATGACCACCGACCTTCAGTGCAAAGTTATTGATGAATGTCTGCAGCTTCACGGTGGTTACGGATTTATGTGGGAATACCCCGTGGCACGGGCTTTTGCCGATTCACGCGTGCAACGTATTTACGCCGGCACCAACGAAGTTATGAAGTTAATTATCGGCCGCGATTTACTTAAGTAA
- a CDS encoding hotdog fold thioesterase: MTIWNRSYDIDQVNASMNNTIAETLGLLVTEIGPDYIVGTLPVDKRTHQPMGILHGGASVVLAESLGSLAANMVCEKGSACVGLDINANHIRSVRSGIVTGTAKAVHIGRRTQVWEIRLANEEDKTVCVSRLTMAVIDAI; the protein is encoded by the coding sequence ATGACTATTTGGAATCGATCTTACGATATAGATCAGGTAAATGCGTCAATGAATAACACCATTGCCGAAACATTAGGCTTGCTGGTGACCGAAATAGGCCCAGATTATATTGTTGGTACGCTGCCTGTAGACAAGCGAACACATCAACCTATGGGTATTTTACATGGTGGCGCCTCGGTGGTATTGGCTGAGAGCCTAGGTAGCTTGGCTGCCAATATGGTCTGTGAAAAGGGAAGCGCCTGTGTTGGTTTGGATATTAATGCCAACCATATTCGCTCAGTGAGATCAGGAATAGTGACGGGTACCGCAAAGGCTGTGCACATTGGTCGTCGCACGCAAGTTTGGGAGATTCGCCTTGCTAATGAGGAAGATAAAACCGTCTGTGTGTCACGTTTGACAATGGCTGTCATCGACGCGATTTAA
- a CDS encoding peptidylprolyl isomerase, with protein sequence MTVASARHILVKTEQQAQDLKDQITKGADFGEVAKKFSDCPSGKQGGDLGEFRPGQMVKPFDDVVFKESVLDVHGPVKTQFGYHLIQTIYRN encoded by the coding sequence ATGACCGTCGCAAGCGCACGTCACATTCTGGTAAAAACCGAACAGCAAGCTCAAGATTTAAAAGACCAAATCACCAAAGGCGCCGACTTTGGCGAAGTAGCCAAAAAGTTTTCCGACTGCCCGTCTGGAAAACAAGGCGGTGATCTAGGTGAGTTTCGCCCCGGCCAAATGGTTAAACCTTTCGACGACGTGGTATTCAAAGAATCCGTTTTAGACGTCCACGGCCCCGTGAAAACGCAGTTTGGCTATCATTTGATTCAGACCATTTACCGCAATTAA
- the trmH gene encoding tRNA (guanosine(18)-2'-O)-methyltransferase TrmH produces the protein MTAARFQRLRQVLMCRQPDLTIVTDNVHKGRNLSAIVRTADAAGIGKMHCSMPDKDYKAFRGTAMGSHSWVSVDRHPDVKTALTPLKNKGYQVLAAHLAEDSVDFREADYTRPTVILLGAEKKGVSAAGCELADMHITIPMRGMVQSFNVSVAAGIILAEAERQRQLAGMYSQRRIDDDCYHQTLFEWAQPKLSDYCRQHDLAYPALDDEGELLDGLSWQREVRKGSAPRCNW, from the coding sequence ATGACTGCCGCCCGCTTTCAACGTCTGCGTCAGGTACTGATGTGCCGACAGCCGGATCTGACGATCGTTACCGATAATGTCCACAAGGGTCGTAATCTGTCTGCGATTGTTCGTACTGCGGATGCGGCTGGTATTGGCAAAATGCATTGCTCGATGCCAGACAAGGATTACAAAGCGTTTCGTGGCACCGCGATGGGTTCCCACAGTTGGGTGTCGGTAGATCGACACCCGGATGTGAAAACAGCCTTAACGCCCCTTAAAAACAAGGGGTACCAGGTTTTGGCTGCGCATTTGGCGGAGGATTCTGTTGATTTTCGTGAAGCCGATTACACCCGTCCCACCGTCATTCTTCTAGGTGCTGAAAAAAAGGGTGTCAGTGCTGCAGGGTGTGAGTTGGCCGATATGCACATCACGATTCCTATGCGAGGAATGGTGCAATCATTTAATGTGTCGGTGGCGGCAGGCATTATCCTAGCCGAGGCGGAGCGTCAGCGCCAGCTTGCCGGTATGTATAGTCAGCGTCGTATAGATGATGATTGTTATCACCAAACCTTGTTCGAATGGGCTCAACCCAAACTCAGTGACTATTGCCGCCAGCACGATTTAGCATATCCCGCACTTGATGATGAGGGTGAGCTATTAGATGGGCTAAGCTGGCAGCGTGAGGTGCGAAAGGGTAGTGCACCTCGCTGTAATTGGTGA
- a CDS encoding hydroxymethylglutaryl-CoA lyase, whose translation MTSNPTLPNYARIVEVGPRDGLQNEKQAIGIDTRINLVNMLAEAGLSYIETGSFVSPKWVPQMANTDQVFAGIHRQPNAAYIALVPNMQGFEQAVTAKADEVAIFTTASETFAKKNTNCTIAESIERFKPIIERAKALNIPVRGYISCIAACPYEGLIAPIEVAKLAAQLISMGCYEVSLGDTIGSATPEQISEILECVLPYVPADKLAVHFHDTNGRAIENIHVALQYGISVIDSAIGGLGGCPYAEGATGNVATESVVDLLDKLNIRHDINWEKLNKASQYIRQALTNSAP comes from the coding sequence ATGACTAGTAATCCAACATTACCTAACTATGCCCGCATTGTAGAAGTAGGTCCCCGTGATGGCTTACAAAATGAGAAGCAAGCTATTGGTATCGACACCCGTATTAACTTAGTCAATATGCTTGCTGAGGCGGGCCTTAGCTATATAGAAACAGGGAGTTTTGTTAGCCCCAAATGGGTACCTCAAATGGCTAATACCGACCAAGTCTTTGCGGGCATTCATCGCCAGCCAAACGCCGCTTATATCGCGCTTGTTCCAAATATGCAGGGGTTTGAACAAGCGGTTACGGCTAAAGCCGATGAAGTCGCTATTTTTACCACGGCCTCAGAAACCTTTGCCAAGAAAAATACCAACTGCACCATCGCAGAAAGTATCGAACGCTTTAAGCCGATTATCGAGCGCGCTAAAGCGTTAAATATTCCTGTGCGAGGTTATATTTCCTGTATTGCCGCCTGCCCTTACGAGGGACTTATCGCCCCAATAGAGGTTGCTAAGTTAGCGGCGCAATTAATATCAATGGGATGCTATGAGGTCTCTCTTGGAGACACCATTGGTAGCGCCACACCAGAACAAATTTCTGAAATTTTAGAGTGTGTATTGCCCTATGTGCCCGCGGACAAACTGGCAGTACATTTTCACGACACCAATGGTCGCGCGATAGAAAATATTCACGTTGCCCTGCAATACGGTATTTCTGTTATCGACAGTGCCATTGGTGGCCTCGGTGGCTGCCCCTACGCTGAAGGCGCAACAGGAAACGTGGCAACAGAATCTGTCGTTGATTTATTAGACAAGCTCAACATCAGACATGACATTAACTGGGAGAAACTAAACAAAGCCAGTCAGTATATTCGACAAGCTTTAACAAACAGTGCGCCATAA
- a CDS encoding DNA-3-methyladenine glycosylase family protein, with amino-acid sequence MLSNEQVVSLTLTLPMHYRFKDVLAFHGRDKEQVSERIFAHGYKDSGASLDGGDVQDDSFEKALIWQGRVCCLRVIFLHDIAKVSLCWDGSLFAPTEKALVYARLNELAGRILGLNQDVDTFEHKMAALFVGQLQYNRGLRVPQSVSPFEALCWAVIGQQISVSAAISIRRRFIQQFGVAHSNGLLCHPDPALLASADVASLRSVGLSATKARTLLDLAHEIDGQSLVLPVLDDGETVDTEVANSISKALCGIRGIGPWTVNYALLRGFAFLDGSLHGDVAVRRNLQKLLQQEDKVTPEQAQHWLAQCAPWRALAAAHLWALDSGVNY; translated from the coding sequence GTGCTATCAAACGAGCAAGTCGTGTCGTTAACACTGACCTTGCCAATGCATTATCGCTTTAAAGATGTGCTGGCATTTCACGGGCGGGATAAAGAGCAGGTTTCGGAACGTATTTTTGCTCACGGTTATAAAGATAGTGGTGCATCGTTGGATGGTGGTGATGTCCAAGATGATAGTTTTGAAAAAGCGCTAATCTGGCAGGGACGGGTTTGTTGCCTGCGGGTGATTTTTTTACATGACATTGCCAAGGTGAGCTTGTGCTGGGATGGCAGCCTCTTTGCGCCAACAGAAAAAGCCCTTGTGTATGCGCGCTTAAACGAGCTAGCTGGTCGCATACTCGGTTTAAATCAAGATGTCGACACCTTTGAACATAAGATGGCAGCGCTATTCGTAGGCCAGCTTCAGTACAATCGTGGTTTACGTGTTCCCCAATCTGTTTCTCCCTTTGAGGCATTGTGCTGGGCTGTGATTGGCCAGCAAATAAGTGTCAGCGCGGCGATATCGATTCGGCGGCGATTCATTCAACAGTTTGGCGTAGCACATTCTAATGGGCTTTTATGTCATCCTGATCCAGCCTTGCTTGCCTCTGCCGATGTGGCGTCGCTTCGTAGTGTAGGTTTATCTGCCACAAAGGCTAGAACGCTGCTTGATTTAGCCCATGAGATTGACGGCCAAAGTTTGGTGCTGCCAGTATTGGATGATGGTGAGACGGTTGACACAGAAGTGGCAAACAGTATTAGTAAGGCCTTATGTGGTATCCGTGGTATCGGCCCGTGGACAGTTAATTATGCCTTACTCCGAGGCTTTGCTTTTCTCGATGGATCTCTGCACGGTGATGTTGCAGTGCGAAGAAACTTACAAAAGTTGCTGCAGCAAGAAGATAAAGTCACGCCGGAGCAAGCCCAACACTGGCTAGCCCAATGTGCGCCGTGGCGTGCATTAGCGGCCGCTCATTTATGGGCACTGGATAGCGGTGTAAATTACTGA
- a CDS encoding sulfotransferase family protein, with product MSTKQEVTDIAIPDVDLSTANLLAEAMEATGLHDFGDESFREPFDVLLASLNSEANLNRGGRFGQYQRILNILINRLRVEAWIEKHPEILDEEIISPVVIIGLQRTGSTFFHRILAADKRFYAPLWYEVRNPAPTLDWDFTGKDARITSAEEEVTAMLAANPELAAIHPMDPVAADEDILLLEHSFYSTVPDAFCNVPSYGQWNDEHDNTPAYQYLKHLLQFLQWQKKKRGQLAERWLLKTPHHIHHIATLLKVFPDAKIVQTHRDPLQTIPSAASMNYNLWVLGSDDVDPKKVGEQWSAKYARGTLHTLNVRDQNPHAFLDVWYKDTVVDPLSSVKKVYDFIGMTLTDTARAAMEKHQEENRRDSRPSHEYTLEQFGLSEVGLKQQFAEYRKRFVEDA from the coding sequence GTGAGTACTAAGCAAGAAGTGACAGACATTGCTATTCCCGATGTTGATTTAAGTACAGCGAACTTACTAGCCGAGGCCATGGAGGCAACAGGTCTACATGATTTTGGTGATGAATCTTTTCGTGAGCCATTTGATGTTTTACTCGCGTCGCTTAATAGCGAGGCAAATTTGAATCGCGGGGGGCGATTTGGCCAATATCAGCGTATTTTAAATATTTTAATTAATCGTTTGCGGGTTGAGGCATGGATAGAAAAGCATCCAGAAATTTTAGATGAAGAGATTATTTCTCCGGTAGTGATAATTGGATTGCAGCGTACTGGGTCTACGTTTTTTCATCGTATTTTGGCCGCAGATAAACGCTTCTATGCGCCTTTATGGTATGAAGTGCGCAATCCTGCGCCGACCTTAGATTGGGATTTTACGGGTAAGGATGCACGTATTACATCAGCAGAAGAAGAAGTAACGGCAATGCTGGCCGCCAATCCTGAACTGGCGGCGATCCACCCTATGGACCCAGTGGCCGCAGACGAAGATATCTTATTATTGGAACATAGCTTTTATAGCACCGTGCCCGACGCTTTTTGTAATGTACCTAGCTATGGGCAGTGGAATGATGAGCATGACAATACACCTGCATATCAATACCTAAAACATTTACTCCAGTTCTTGCAGTGGCAAAAGAAGAAGCGTGGGCAACTGGCTGAACGGTGGTTGTTAAAAACACCGCATCATATTCATCATATTGCAACCTTACTTAAGGTGTTCCCAGACGCGAAAATTGTTCAAACTCACCGTGACCCTCTGCAAACGATCCCCTCGGCCGCGAGCATGAATTACAACTTATGGGTTTTAGGTAGTGATGACGTTGACCCTAAAAAGGTTGGTGAACAGTGGTCTGCTAAATATGCACGTGGCACTCTGCATACTTTGAATGTTAGAGATCAAAATCCCCATGCCTTCTTAGATGTTTGGTATAAAGATACGGTGGTTGACCCCTTGTCATCGGTTAAAAAAGTATACGACTTTATTGGTATGACCTTAACGGATACCGCCCGAGCTGCAATGGAAAAACATCAAGAAGAAAATCGGCGTGATAGTCGGCCCAGTCATGAGTATACCTTGGAGCAGTTTGGCCTCAGTGAAGTAGGGTTGAAGCAGCAATTTGCTGAGTATCGTAAACGTTTTGTCGAAGATGCTTAA
- a CDS encoding VWA domain-containing protein, whose product MNFPKNLLISVLCLSALSITACGGGSGGGGDNPPEVEEPSTSAAVTSERAGIALYGDIPEDSTQEVGESRPSLLLDDEDVSYAGFGMAFVESEAAELAIARADAEPSAEQDEIDAKVAIVTDALVDDGATVNQLVNRSITGVQSTVAILVLDVEYISGGRSSADLRNILLAELGSDADVEVLPVGSDSGREFRVTLAFWEVEERLYTWVAVFATEFADLVGKTYGDVNNASAVTSVTAVAAPTTAASQTFSQVESANNAADILWVIDNSGSMSEEQENLGNGIDQFFDSLNAAGLDFRLAATTTDGSTCGELLTLPDDETANYISPSTPDGEAQWGDDPDGIARPGTYGSATETGFYCADTVDLSGFDRESAPNIIIFVSDEPENETANGYTPSGAGYGSYVTRDFATYKQAFIDSGATFFAIAGPYETVRETFDDPYASYDSSFSCSGDGGNAGGGAHYREIAALTGGSSASICAASTSWTVMYDEIIETATGLASSFKLDFTPIASSVVVTVNGVEVSRDTAHTDGFDVLYGSEEASIVFYGEAIPQAGDEIAVSYEHF is encoded by the coding sequence ATGAATTTTCCAAAGAATTTACTCATCTCAGTGCTGTGCCTTTCAGCGCTTAGTATTACTGCGTGTGGGGGCGGCAGCGGTGGTGGAGGCGATAACCCTCCCGAAGTTGAAGAGCCATCGACTAGTGCCGCAGTGACCAGCGAGCGGGCTGGTATTGCCTTATATGGGGATATTCCAGAGGACAGCACTCAGGAAGTGGGCGAGAGTCGGCCATCATTATTACTTGACGATGAGGATGTGAGCTATGCCGGTTTTGGGATGGCCTTTGTCGAATCGGAAGCGGCGGAGCTGGCAATAGCTCGTGCGGACGCTGAGCCATCTGCAGAGCAAGATGAAATTGATGCTAAGGTCGCTATTGTTACCGATGCTCTGGTTGATGATGGGGCTACTGTAAACCAGCTAGTAAACAGAAGCATAACAGGTGTTCAGTCTACTGTTGCCATTTTGGTTTTGGATGTTGAATACATCTCTGGTGGTCGTAGCAGTGCTGACTTACGAAATATTCTGCTTGCTGAGTTGGGGTCGGATGCTGATGTAGAAGTTCTTCCTGTTGGCAGTGATAGTGGGCGTGAATTCCGAGTAACGCTTGCGTTTTGGGAAGTCGAAGAGCGCTTATATACTTGGGTAGCGGTATTTGCGACGGAATTTGCCGATCTAGTCGGTAAAACTTACGGTGATGTAAATAATGCATCTGCGGTTACCTCTGTAACAGCTGTCGCAGCGCCGACAACTGCTGCTAGCCAAACCTTTTCTCAAGTAGAAAGCGCCAATAATGCCGCAGATATTCTCTGGGTGATCGATAATTCCGGTTCCATGAGTGAGGAGCAGGAAAATCTTGGCAATGGTATTGATCAATTTTTTGACAGCCTGAATGCAGCGGGCCTGGATTTTAGACTTGCCGCCACAACAACGGATGGCTCCACTTGTGGCGAACTACTGACCCTGCCAGATGATGAAACTGCTAATTATATTTCGCCTTCAACACCTGACGGCGAGGCTCAATGGGGCGATGATCCCGATGGTATTGCTCGTCCAGGAACATACGGAAGTGCCACTGAAACCGGTTTTTATTGTGCTGATACGGTTGATTTAAGTGGTTTTGATCGAGAGTCAGCGCCGAATATTATTATTTTTGTTTCTGACGAGCCTGAGAATGAGACTGCTAATGGTTACACCCCGTCTGGGGCTGGTTACGGTAGTTATGTTACAAGAGATTTTGCCACCTATAAGCAAGCGTTTATAGATAGCGGTGCGACGTTTTTTGCGATCGCAGGGCCCTATGAGACGGTTCGTGAAACTTTTGACGATCCTTATGCGTCATATGACTCGAGCTTTAGCTGCAGTGGTGACGGTGGTAATGCGGGTGGAGGTGCACATTATCGGGAAATTGCCGCTCTGACGGGTGGTAGTTCAGCGTCAATTTGCGCGGCATCAACCTCTTGGACTGTAATGTATGATGAAATTATTGAAACTGCCACGGGTTTAGCCAGTAGTTTTAAATTGGATTTTACACCTATTGCAAGCTCGGTGGTTGTAACTGTGAATGGTGTCGAGGTTAGCCGAGATACCGCCCATACTGATGGCTTTGATGTGCTTTACGGCAGTGAAGAGGCATCTATTGTATTTTATGGTGAGGCCATACCGCAGGCAGGGGATGAAATTGCTGTAAGTTATGAACATTTTTAG